AGAGTTGTCATCAACAATTTCCCTAAATCTCCATATCTCCAAGTCCCCCTTGTCAGCATTTACAATAACGTCAAAATTGTCATCGTAATTGTACTTCTTCCTGATCATCGTTTTGAAAACATCTTCCAAAATCCTGATCATTGTCGGGCGATCTATATTCTTCTTTTTCGCAAACTCTGCAAAAGATTCAATAAGCGTTGAACTATCCATATTATATCAAATAATTCCTAAAATTGGATCAAAATATTCGTTGTCAAAATTTCTTCGAATGGGATCGTAATCGATTCTTTCGGATCTTTTTTCGTTTTCCCATCCTTAAGTACTTTTATAGTGTCCTCATCACTTGCTTCCAGCAAACCGACAATCGGCTCGTCAGAGCTTCCTGCCAACTTAACCTTCACCTTGCGGCCAATGTTCTTAATGTATTGCCTTTTAAGCATTAGCGGGTAATCCAACCCAAAAGAAGACACTTCCAGCCTATATGCAGTCGAAATCAAATCTTCTTCTTCCAGATAAGCTCCCAATTGGCGGCTTATTCTCCCGCACTCGTCTACATTCACGCCTTGATCTCCATCAATTAAAATCAAGACCTTCTTTTTTCCTCCATCTCCTGTGATAATCACGTCAACCAAAAAATATGTTGGGTCGGTGATCAACTCATTTACCTTCTCGGCAATACGATCTTTTAATGAACTATTTTCCATGCAATAAAAACAAAAGAAAAAAGGGGACTAAATGTCCCCTCCTCTCACATACCTTAATTCATTCGCAAAGTTACTACATAATATTTTGTATTGCAAACTTACTTTCCGCATTTACAGCAAAGAGATGCAATATTATACCATTTCTTGCTTCATTTATGATGAAAGAATACCGCAAAGATTCTTTATTTAATCTCAAATTTTTAAATTGCGTCATGGGAGAAGAAAACTTCATTCTCATTTAAACACAAACCATTAATAAGATTGATGCTCACCGATTTAAGGATATACAATACTCTAACTAAAAATAAAG
The Aureibacter tunicatorum DNA segment above includes these coding regions:
- the rimP gene encoding ribosome maturation factor RimP, with translation MENSSLKDRIAEKVNELITDPTYFLVDVIITGDGGKKKVLILIDGDQGVNVDECGRISRQLGAYLEEEDLISTAYRLEVSSFGLDYPLMLKRQYIKNIGRKVKVKLAGSSDEPIVGLLEASDEDTIKVLKDGKTKKDPKESITIPFEEILTTNILIQF